In the Haloferula helveola genome, one interval contains:
- the cimA gene encoding citramalate synthase — translation MKPVFLYDTTLRDGTQGEGFQLSMLDKLRIAERLDRFGIDYIEGGWPGSNPKDIEFFREASKLDLKHAKLAAFGSTRRADLAVEEDPQVRLLLEASTPVVTIFGKSWELHVTEVLRTTVEENQAMIRDTVRYLKENDREVVYDAEHFFDGYKDSPEHALATLEAAAEGGADVLVLCDTNGGTLPEEVLEICTKVKERIPGTPFGIHTHNDCELGVANAVAAVRAGGIQVQGTVNGYGERTGNCNLTSVIPILQLKMGLEVIPALEGLQALSYFVDDVSNNPHFARAPFVGRTAFAHKGGMHVNAVQKLARSYEHIEPQRVGNSQQILVSELSGQSNILIKAEELGLKLEKGSDEAKSVLTRVKEMENAGYSFEAAGGSLELLIRRELGSYEKPFDLKEFHTSYRLYRDGHQPVCEATVKLYVGDVGEYTVAEGHGVVNALDKALRKALLPFYPEIEEVSLTDYKVRIIDGHDNTAAKTRVLVVSSDGEHSWGTVGVSENIIEASWIAIVDSIDLFLQRRGVLATKSADTPSAARA, via the coding sequence ATGAAACCAGTCTTTCTTTACGATACGACGCTCCGCGACGGCACCCAGGGCGAAGGATTCCAGCTGTCGATGCTCGACAAGTTGCGAATTGCCGAACGCCTCGACCGGTTCGGGATCGACTACATCGAGGGCGGATGGCCGGGGTCGAACCCGAAAGATATCGAGTTCTTCCGGGAGGCGTCGAAGCTCGATCTCAAACACGCCAAGCTCGCGGCGTTCGGATCGACCCGTCGGGCGGATCTTGCGGTGGAAGAGGATCCGCAGGTGCGGCTGTTGCTTGAGGCTTCGACGCCGGTGGTGACGATTTTCGGCAAGAGCTGGGAACTGCACGTGACGGAAGTCCTCCGGACCACGGTGGAGGAGAACCAAGCGATGATCCGCGACACCGTGCGCTACCTGAAGGAGAATGATCGTGAGGTGGTCTACGACGCCGAGCACTTCTTCGATGGATACAAGGATTCGCCCGAGCACGCGCTCGCGACCCTGGAAGCCGCGGCGGAAGGTGGTGCCGATGTTCTGGTCCTGTGTGATACGAATGGCGGCACCCTGCCCGAGGAGGTTCTCGAGATTTGCACGAAGGTGAAGGAGAGGATTCCCGGCACTCCGTTCGGTATCCACACCCACAACGACTGCGAACTCGGAGTCGCCAATGCGGTGGCAGCCGTCCGTGCCGGCGGGATCCAGGTTCAGGGCACGGTCAACGGTTACGGCGAACGGACGGGCAACTGCAACCTGACGTCGGTCATTCCGATCCTCCAACTCAAGATGGGGCTCGAAGTGATTCCCGCTCTCGAGGGTCTTCAGGCGCTGTCCTACTTCGTCGACGACGTCTCGAACAACCCGCACTTTGCTCGGGCTCCTTTCGTCGGACGGACGGCATTCGCCCACAAGGGGGGCATGCACGTCAATGCGGTGCAGAAACTCGCGCGCAGCTACGAGCACATCGAGCCGCAGCGCGTGGGCAACTCGCAGCAGATCCTCGTTTCCGAACTCAGTGGCCAGTCGAACATCCTGATCAAGGCCGAGGAACTCGGACTCAAGCTTGAGAAGGGATCGGACGAAGCGAAGTCGGTGCTGACCCGGGTGAAGGAAATGGAGAATGCCGGGTATTCGTTCGAAGCCGCGGGCGGCTCGCTCGAGCTGTTGATCCGGCGTGAGCTCGGTTCCTACGAGAAGCCGTTCGACCTGAAGGAATTCCACACCTCCTACCGGCTGTATCGCGACGGCCACCAGCCGGTCTGCGAGGCGACGGTGAAGCTCTATGTCGGCGACGTCGGTGAATACACGGTCGCCGAAGGTCACGGTGTGGTGAACGCCCTCGACAAGGCGCTGCGCAAGGCGCTGCTCCCGTTTTATCCGGAGATCGAGGAAGTCTCCCTGACCGACTACAAGGTCCGGATCATCGACGGCCACGACAACACCGCCGCCAAGACCCGGGTGCTCGTCGTCTCAAGCGACGGGGAGCACAGCTGGGGGACGGTCGGCGTCTCCGAGAACATCATCGAGGCATCGTGGATCGCCATTGTCGACAGCATCGACCTGTTCCTCCAAAGGCGCGGGGTTCTGGCGACAAAATCGGCCGATACACCGAGTGCGGCCCGCGCGTAA
- a CDS encoding DUF1080 domain-containing protein → MKSFAALLVLASGLANAEPVPLFDGKSLDGWKIQGADYWKVVDGVVTGQSDEKKKNSILWTKKDFTDFALDLEFRFSGHIDSGVFLRHMNEQIQIGISGSLKRDMTASPYIGSKRGYPVEAEGVKELLKEGEWNSMRIVAKGNHYAVTLNGKEVMNYDSDTARDKGPIGLQVHPGVEMKVEFRGLTLEELAE, encoded by the coding sequence ATGAAAAGTTTTGCAGCATTGCTCGTGCTGGCCTCCGGGCTGGCGAATGCCGAACCGGTGCCGTTGTTCGACGGCAAGTCGCTCGATGGATGGAAGATCCAGGGAGCCGACTACTGGAAGGTGGTCGACGGCGTGGTGACCGGGCAGAGCGACGAGAAGAAGAAAAACTCGATCCTCTGGACCAAGAAGGACTTCACCGATTTCGCGCTCGATCTCGAGTTCCGCTTCTCCGGTCACATTGACTCGGGGGTGTTCCTGCGGCACATGAACGAGCAGATCCAGATCGGGATCAGCGGGTCATTGAAGCGCGACATGACCGCTTCGCCCTACATCGGCAGCAAGCGCGGCTATCCGGTCGAGGCCGAGGGCGTGAAAGAACTCCTCAAGGAAGGCGAGTGGAACTCGATGCGGATCGTCGCCAAGGGCAATCACTACGCCGTGACGCTGAACGGCAAGGAGGTTATGAACTACGATTCCGACACGGCCCGCGACAAGGGGCCGATCGGCCTGCAGGTCCATCCCGGTGTCGAGATGAAGGTCGAGTTCCGCGGGCTGACGCTCGAGGAACTCGCTGAGTAA
- a CDS encoding DUF2167 domain-containing protein yields the protein MLFRHLLPTLLFPVFCLADDSAPLAGETEATPEELQAGYEAYINHLIGEDPYLTGDVELPGGMAQLHLPSGYRFLPADGAKKVIVDLWGNPPGSAEDALGLVLPEGQSLENTDSWAIVVEFTDDGYVADDDADEIDYDELLETLQEGANQSNSARIAEGYETIDIVGWAVPPHYDKENKVLHWAKELKFGGTDENTVNYDVRVLGRRGVLNMQGVAAISSVPAIREAAPQIVGMVEYLPGHRYADFDPETDKKSDMSLAGLVVGGAVAAKLAAKAGIFAKLGIILAKGWKLILIGAIALGAVGKKIFAKNAA from the coding sequence ATGCTGTTCAGACATCTTCTGCCGACTCTTCTCTTCCCCGTCTTCTGCCTTGCCGATGATTCTGCTCCGTTGGCCGGGGAAACCGAGGCCACACCCGAAGAACTCCAAGCCGGTTACGAGGCTTACATCAACCACCTCATCGGCGAAGACCCCTACCTCACCGGCGACGTCGAACTCCCGGGCGGCATGGCGCAGCTCCACCTTCCTTCGGGCTACCGGTTCCTACCGGCCGACGGAGCCAAGAAAGTGATCGTCGACCTCTGGGGCAATCCTCCAGGCAGCGCCGAGGACGCGCTCGGATTGGTGCTCCCGGAGGGCCAGAGCCTGGAGAACACCGACTCATGGGCGATCGTGGTCGAGTTCACCGACGACGGCTATGTTGCCGACGATGACGCGGACGAGATCGACTACGACGAACTCCTCGAAACCCTGCAGGAAGGGGCCAACCAATCCAACTCCGCCCGCATTGCCGAAGGCTACGAGACGATCGACATTGTCGGCTGGGCGGTCCCGCCCCACTACGACAAGGAGAACAAGGTACTCCACTGGGCCAAGGAACTGAAATTCGGCGGAACGGATGAGAACACCGTCAACTACGACGTCCGTGTCCTCGGCCGCCGCGGAGTCCTCAACATGCAGGGCGTGGCCGCCATTTCCTCGGTTCCCGCGATTCGCGAGGCTGCTCCGCAGATCGTCGGCATGGTCGAGTACCTGCCCGGCCACCGCTATGCCGATTTCGACCCCGAAACCGACAAGAAGTCGGACATGTCGCTCGCGGGCCTCGTGGTCGGCGGCGCCGTCGCGGCAAAGCTCGCAGCCAAGGCGGGCATCTTCGCCAAGCTGGGAATCATCCTCGCCAAGGGATGGAAGCTCATCCTGATCGGCGCGATCGCACTCGGCGCCGTGGGCAAGAAGATCTTCGCAAAGAACGCCGCCTGA
- a CDS encoding DNA polymerase III subunit alpha, with the protein MFVELNARSAFSFLHGASLPEAMVTRAAELGYPAIAITDHLGFQGSPRAHATAKEHGIRALVGTTLELPSSNIIALAANRTGYAQLCQHLTKHLRTSPERSAGYETGTLSPRRHAPYSLTRHFSRGSVLILTGDRDAHLCRLLARNRKQEALGFAQHLIDRFGRQNVHIQITRHHLRDDARINRLLIDLARHLKLPLVASNAPLHATRADRLLCDAFTCLRHHTTLDQAGALLAPNGERHLKTPRQMRELFADLPEAVDNTLRLAERIEFTLENLGYRFPDARDASGQPLSIGEQSTRLRRLTYEGAFRRYGTLRRKVKRQLEHELALIHRLGFPGYFLIVHDIMDFAKAHSIFCQGRGSAANSAVCYALGITNVDPVGGGLLFERFLSENRRSWPDIDIDFPSGDRRELVIQHVFEKYGASGAAMTANVITYRPRSAFREISKVLGFPPQIADRFSDLCSSPKVHDERDGNTEHRDTSDNTSAPVTGGVETYYPKSKVLDFQATVESAGIPATHPRFGALMHLYHSVLAMPRHLGQHSGGMIICDRGLDRIVPLQPATMPGRTIVQWDKDDCEDLGIVKVDLLGLGMLAALEDSLSICAERGHPVDPALIPKDDPAVFDMLCRADTIGTFQVESRAQMATLPIMRPKTFYDLAIEVAIIRPGPIVGDLVHPYLNRRNGREKIDCIHPDLEPILGRTLGVPLFQEQVLRMAMTLAGFDGSEADELRRAMAFKRSDERMEAIGCKLDHRMSARGIPTEARHKVIQSIGSFALYGFPESHAISFALIAYLSCWMKAHHPAEFYCGLINNQPMGFYSVNTLLQDAKRHRVRCRPVSVVHSNRETLVLDDRHLRLGLDRLKGLSRRAAERLVQERNHHAFISLPDFLHRVRPNPKERRLLAASGALNDLPSVAHRRDALWQSELPLFEEGDLFEQVPNLQKTPPSEVRSSPFRGHLSSRREATHESQPSILPPMSDAERLATDLALTGATTGPHPMELWRKNLLQKTSAFDAERSTFDIPLTATELQHHPHGTPVSVAGMVICRQRPGTAKGHCFISLEDETGIANLFVPRDTFHRFRLLITTERFLLVEGRLQISEGDQPTVYTNGITPLPNIDASHAAASHDFR; encoded by the coding sequence GTGTTCGTCGAACTCAACGCCCGCTCCGCCTTCTCCTTCCTCCACGGCGCCAGCCTGCCGGAAGCGATGGTCACCCGTGCCGCCGAACTCGGCTACCCCGCCATCGCCATCACTGACCACCTCGGTTTCCAAGGCTCCCCACGCGCCCACGCCACCGCCAAGGAACACGGCATCCGGGCCCTCGTCGGCACCACGCTGGAGCTGCCAAGTTCCAACATCATCGCCCTCGCCGCCAACCGCACCGGCTACGCCCAGCTCTGCCAACATCTCACCAAACACCTCCGCACCTCCCCCGAAAGGAGCGCCGGTTATGAAACCGGCACCCTCTCCCCCCGGCGCCACGCGCCGTACTCCCTCACTCGCCACTTCTCCCGCGGATCGGTCCTCATCCTCACCGGCGACCGCGACGCCCACCTCTGCCGCCTTCTCGCCCGCAACCGGAAACAGGAAGCCCTCGGCTTCGCACAACACCTCATCGACCGCTTCGGACGGCAGAACGTCCACATCCAGATCACCCGCCATCACCTGCGCGACGACGCCCGGATCAACCGCCTGCTCATCGATCTCGCCCGTCACCTGAAACTCCCGCTGGTCGCCAGCAACGCGCCTCTCCACGCCACACGCGCCGACCGCCTGCTGTGCGACGCCTTCACCTGCCTGCGCCACCACACCACGCTCGACCAAGCCGGCGCCCTGCTCGCACCGAACGGCGAGCGACATCTCAAGACGCCGCGGCAAATGCGCGAACTCTTCGCCGACCTGCCCGAGGCCGTCGACAACACCCTGCGGCTCGCCGAGCGCATCGAGTTCACCTTGGAGAACCTCGGTTACCGTTTCCCCGACGCCCGTGACGCCAGCGGCCAACCATTGAGCATCGGCGAGCAGTCGACCCGCCTCCGCCGCCTGACCTACGAAGGCGCCTTCCGCCGCTACGGCACCCTCCGTAGAAAGGTGAAGCGGCAATTGGAACACGAACTCGCGTTGATTCACCGACTCGGTTTCCCCGGCTACTTCCTCATCGTCCATGACATCATGGACTTCGCCAAAGCCCACAGCATCTTCTGCCAGGGCCGTGGATCCGCCGCCAACTCCGCCGTCTGTTACGCCCTCGGCATCACCAATGTCGACCCGGTCGGCGGCGGATTGCTCTTCGAACGCTTCCTGTCCGAGAACCGCCGCTCGTGGCCGGACATCGATATCGACTTCCCCTCCGGCGACCGCCGCGAACTCGTCATTCAGCACGTCTTCGAGAAATACGGAGCCAGCGGTGCCGCGATGACCGCCAACGTCATCACCTACCGCCCCCGCTCCGCCTTCCGCGAAATTTCCAAGGTTCTCGGATTTCCCCCGCAGATCGCCGACCGCTTTTCCGACCTCTGTTCCTCACCAAAAGTCCACGACGAAAGAGACGGGAACACCGAGCATCGGGATACCTCCGACAACACTTCGGCCCCTGTCACAGGCGGCGTGGAAACCTACTACCCCAAGTCCAAGGTCCTCGACTTCCAAGCCACCGTCGAATCCGCCGGAATCCCCGCTACCCACCCGCGCTTCGGCGCGCTCATGCACCTCTACCATTCCGTTCTCGCCATGCCCCGCCACCTCGGCCAGCACTCGGGCGGGATGATCATCTGCGACCGCGGTCTCGACCGGATCGTCCCGCTCCAACCCGCCACCATGCCCGGGCGCACGATCGTCCAGTGGGACAAGGACGACTGCGAGGACCTCGGCATCGTCAAGGTCGACCTCCTCGGACTCGGCATGCTCGCCGCGCTCGAGGACTCGCTGTCCATCTGCGCGGAACGCGGACATCCGGTCGATCCCGCCCTGATCCCCAAGGACGACCCCGCCGTCTTCGACATGCTTTGCCGGGCCGACACCATCGGCACCTTCCAGGTCGAGTCGCGCGCCCAGATGGCCACCCTGCCAATCATGCGTCCGAAGACCTTCTACGACCTCGCCATCGAGGTCGCCATCATCCGCCCCGGTCCGATCGTCGGCGATCTCGTCCACCCTTACCTCAACCGCCGCAACGGCCGCGAGAAGATCGACTGCATCCATCCCGATCTCGAACCCATCCTCGGCCGCACCCTCGGAGTACCGCTGTTTCAGGAACAGGTCCTGAGAATGGCCATGACGCTCGCCGGTTTCGACGGATCCGAGGCCGACGAACTCCGGCGCGCCATGGCTTTCAAGCGCTCCGACGAACGCATGGAAGCGATTGGCTGCAAGCTCGACCACCGCATGAGCGCCCGCGGCATTCCCACCGAAGCCCGCCACAAGGTCATCCAGTCGATCGGCTCGTTCGCCCTCTACGGTTTCCCCGAAAGCCACGCCATCTCCTTCGCCCTCATCGCCTACCTCTCGTGCTGGATGAAGGCCCACCACCCTGCCGAGTTCTATTGCGGGCTGATCAACAACCAGCCGATGGGCTTCTACTCAGTCAACACCCTGCTGCAGGACGCCAAACGCCACCGCGTCCGGTGCCGGCCGGTTTCGGTCGTCCACAGCAACCGCGAGACCCTCGTCCTCGACGACCGCCACCTCCGGCTCGGCCTCGACCGCCTCAAGGGACTTTCCCGAAGAGCCGCCGAACGGCTCGTTCAGGAGAGAAACCATCACGCCTTCATCTCCCTCCCCGACTTCCTCCACCGCGTCCGACCCAACCCCAAGGAGCGCCGCCTTCTGGCCGCCAGCGGCGCCCTCAACGACCTTCCCTCGGTCGCCCACCGCCGCGACGCCCTCTGGCAATCCGAGCTCCCCTTGTTCGAAGAGGGAGACCTCTTCGAACAAGTTCCAAATCTCCAGAAGACTCCGCCCTCGGAGGTTCGTAGTTCCCCCTTCAGGGGGCATCTTTCTTCCCGTCGCGAAGCGACACACGAATCCCAACCCTCAATCCTGCCCCCCATGTCCGACGCCGAACGCCTGGCGACCGATCTCGCTCTCACCGGCGCCACCACCGGCCCCCACCCGATGGAGTTGTGGAGGAAAAACCTTCTTCAGAAGACTTCAGCGTTCGATGCCGAACGTTCGACGTTCGACATTCCGCTCACGGCCACGGAACTCCAGCATCACCCGCACGGCACTCCCGTGAGCGTGGCCGGCATGGTCATCTGCCGCCAGCGACCCGGCACCGCCAAGGGTCACTGCTTCATCTCCCTCGAAGACGAAACCGGCATCGCCAACCTGTTCGTCCCCCGCGACACCTTCCACCGCTTCCGGCTTCTCATTACCACCGAACGCTTCCTCCTCGTCGAAGGTCGCCTGCAGATCTCCGAAGGCGACCAACCGACCGTTTACACCAACGGAATTACGCCTCTTCCGAATATCGATGCCTCCCATGCCGCGGCGTCCCACGACTTCAGATAA
- a CDS encoding DNA polymerase Y family protein, producing the protein MFLAFHLPALPLEALLRHHPEKRQHPCAVLAAHGSDRDKSTVDFLNRPAAAAGVHPGFSLVRTLARCPRIHFFDRDPDLEARALHDLLTLAESITPDFELTAPDTFLLDLSGAPDARDLENLKPRIPAFGLPIHLATAATPDLAHLFSLHPASSHVLVFRGPESRWKPPAASPETGLHPLQLLPLSLIQNLPRSEPGAARLELLHQWGLQSLADLARLPRQALAERLGPETGHLHDLLHGKTHRLLHLFRPAESISTHFHFEHPVDRCEPLLFIIRRALHTLCSRLLSRHHAASEIDLQLETQPPHRHRIRLPEPSASVEILIRPLATHLDHLQLPSPAEGLTLTLTPCAPHAGQHELFDRGIRHPHRLADTLTRLAALLGDRHVGFPVPAFTHKPDTFHLQPAHERLFGNIEHRTSNDQRRSIPRQSDSGSSTFAVERSTFDVPLVRFRPPIPIAVAWEKNGRHPHPLALLTGPHRGRIAKHHGPFPLSGDWWQPERHWQHLEWDIELESRHLLRLIHTPPDQWHLHGSYP; encoded by the coding sequence TTGTTTCTCGCCTTCCATCTTCCGGCCCTGCCGCTCGAAGCGCTTCTCCGTCACCACCCGGAGAAGCGTCAGCACCCCTGTGCCGTTCTCGCCGCCCACGGCAGCGATCGCGACAAGTCGACGGTCGACTTTCTCAACCGTCCCGCCGCCGCAGCCGGCGTGCATCCCGGCTTCTCACTCGTCCGCACCCTCGCCCGCTGCCCCCGGATCCATTTCTTCGATCGCGATCCGGATCTCGAAGCCCGTGCACTCCACGACCTGCTGACCCTCGCGGAGTCGATCACACCCGACTTCGAACTCACCGCACCCGACACCTTTCTTCTCGATCTCTCCGGCGCACCCGACGCCCGCGATCTCGAGAATCTAAAGCCCAGAATTCCCGCCTTCGGCCTGCCCATCCATCTGGCCACTGCCGCCACACCCGATCTCGCCCATCTCTTCTCCCTCCATCCCGCGAGCAGCCATGTCCTCGTCTTCCGCGGACCCGAGTCACGCTGGAAACCTCCCGCCGCTTCTCCAGAGACCGGGCTTCACCCGCTCCAACTCCTGCCGCTTTCCCTCATCCAGAACCTTCCCCGTTCGGAACCCGGAGCCGCGCGCCTGGAACTTCTCCACCAATGGGGCCTGCAGTCCCTCGCCGATCTCGCCCGGCTTCCCCGACAGGCACTCGCCGAACGCCTCGGCCCCGAGACCGGCCACCTCCACGACCTGCTGCACGGAAAAACCCATCGTCTCCTGCATCTCTTCCGCCCCGCCGAGTCGATCTCCACGCACTTCCACTTCGAGCACCCGGTCGATCGCTGCGAACCCCTGCTATTCATCATCCGGCGCGCCCTCCACACCCTCTGCTCCCGACTCCTTTCCCGTCACCACGCCGCCAGCGAGATCGACCTCCAACTCGAAACCCAACCGCCCCACCGTCACCGGATCCGCCTACCCGAACCATCCGCATCCGTGGAAATCCTCATCCGCCCGCTCGCGACCCATCTCGATCATCTCCAGCTTCCTAGCCCGGCCGAAGGCCTCACTCTCACGCTCACCCCCTGCGCGCCGCACGCCGGCCAGCACGAACTGTTCGACCGCGGCATCCGTCACCCCCACCGCCTTGCCGACACCCTCACCCGCCTCGCCGCCCTCCTCGGAGACCGCCACGTCGGCTTTCCCGTTCCCGCCTTCACCCACAAGCCCGACACTTTCCACCTCCAACCCGCCCACGAGCGGCTCTTTGGGAACATCGAACATCGAACATCGAACGACCAACGTCGAAGTATTCCGAGGCAGTCCGATTCCGGGAGTTCGACGTTCGCTGTTGAACGTTCGACGTTCGACGTTCCCCTTGTGCGTTTCCGTCCGCCTATCCCCATCGCCGTGGCGTGGGAAAAGAACGGCCGCCATCCCCACCCGCTCGCGCTCCTCACCGGTCCGCACCGCGGCCGCATCGCCAAGCACCACGGCCCCTTTCCTCTATCCGGGGATTGGTGGCAACCCGAGCGTCATTGGCAGCACCTCGAGTGGGACATCGAACTCGAGAGCCGCCACCTGCTGCGACTCATCCATACCCCGCCGGACCAGTGGCATCTCCACGGCAGCTACCCCTGA
- a CDS encoding TatD family hydrolase: MALIDAHNHLHQLPDPDAAIAAMKDAGISGCVVNGTSEDDWSDVASLAERHPDFVHPAFGLHPWHAHRRTPGWLEKLRSFLDRFPHASIGECGLDRWVDEPALEEQRAVFLPQIALARERNLPLTIHALKAWGPLLEALSDEAPPEGGFLLHSFGGTPELVCQFARFGARFSFSGHFLHPRKSKVLDAFRTVPVDRLLLETDAPSMAPPAEFITHPLPDGQNHPANLAAIARELALRFDEPFEEFAARCTENTRQFFRLH; this comes from the coding sequence ATGGCCCTCATCGACGCCCACAACCATCTCCATCAGCTGCCGGATCCCGACGCCGCGATCGCGGCCATGAAGGACGCCGGGATCTCCGGCTGCGTGGTCAACGGCACGTCGGAGGACGACTGGTCTGACGTCGCCTCGCTCGCCGAGCGGCACCCGGACTTCGTCCACCCCGCCTTCGGCCTGCATCCATGGCATGCCCACCGGCGGACTCCCGGGTGGCTCGAAAAGCTGCGCTCTTTCCTCGACCGCTTTCCCCACGCATCGATTGGGGAATGCGGCCTCGACCGTTGGGTCGATGAACCTGCACTTGAAGAACAGCGCGCGGTTTTCCTCCCGCAAATCGCACTCGCCCGCGAGCGGAACCTGCCGCTGACCATCCACGCGCTCAAAGCCTGGGGACCGCTGCTTGAGGCCCTGAGCGACGAAGCCCCACCCGAAGGTGGCTTCCTGCTCCACTCCTTCGGCGGCACTCCGGAACTCGTTTGCCAGTTCGCCCGGTTCGGCGCCCGCTTCTCATTCTCCGGGCATTTCCTTCATCCGCGAAAATCCAAGGTGCTCGACGCCTTCCGGACGGTGCCCGTCGACCGGCTGCTTCTCGAGACCGACGCTCCTTCGATGGCACCGCCCGCGGAGTTCATCACCCACCCGCTCCCTGACGGCCAGAACCACCCGGCCAACCTCGCCGCGATCGCACGGGAACTCGCCCTGCGGTTCGACGAGCCGTTTGAAGAGTTCGCTGCACGCTGCACGGAAAACACCCGCCAATTCTTCCGTCTGCATTAA
- a CDS encoding RidA family protein, which yields MDQTLAKLEALGHTLPEVPAPVAAYVNCVRSGNLLFLSGGLPIDGERKIIGKVPTDVSPEKAAEGARIIMLNRLAVIRDEIGSLDKVKQIIALNGFVNSEPDFYGHPQVVNGASEFLIEVFGERGKHSRTALGAAALPLNVAVEINMTVEVED from the coding sequence ATGGACCAGACCCTTGCCAAGCTCGAAGCCCTCGGCCACACGCTGCCCGAGGTCCCCGCACCCGTCGCCGCCTATGTCAACTGCGTCCGCAGCGGCAACCTGCTGTTCCTCTCCGGCGGCCTGCCGATCGATGGCGAACGCAAGATCATCGGCAAGGTTCCGACCGACGTTTCCCCCGAGAAAGCCGCCGAAGGCGCACGGATCATCATGCTCAACCGGCTCGCCGTGATCCGCGACGAGATCGGCTCTCTCGACAAGGTGAAGCAGATCATCGCGCTCAACGGCTTCGTCAATTCCGAGCCCGACTTCTATGGCCACCCGCAGGTCGTCAATGGCGCCTCCGAGTTCCTCATCGAAGTCTTCGGCGAACGCGGCAAGCACAGCCGCACCGCCCTCGGCGCCGCCGCACTGCCTCTCAATGTTGCGGTCGAGATCAACATGACGGTCGAGGTCGAGGACTGA
- a CDS encoding M23 family metallopeptidase, which translates to MLRSALSFLLASAIAHGAPTDWQLPTENRHLLTGQPEKFYMYVDRTFEGERSTPWQGGAWGLVRNPIRVGGKIEYLRFHEGIDIAPIKRDAAGNPLDLVMSVSDGRVVHVSDVAGRSNYGCYIVVEHPVDAEGHVVHSLYAHLSTCSVKPGDAVKTGSVLGRLGYTGAGINRTRAHVHLELGLMMSNRFDGWMRQYSGGTNHHGNYNGMNLIGMDVARFFVERQKNPSLTVPEFVRHSPAYFKVTVPRRGTLEFATRHPWLVYGDLATNSPSWEIAFTATGLPTGIAVSKRKVDAPIVSAVRSSDTAHRYLTRGLLSGEGSSATLSTNGKKLVALITGDFPDP; encoded by the coding sequence ATGCTTCGATCCGCTCTCTCCTTCCTCCTCGCAAGCGCCATCGCCCACGGCGCGCCCACCGACTGGCAACTCCCGACCGAGAACCGCCACCTGCTGACCGGCCAACCCGAGAAGTTCTACATGTATGTCGACCGCACCTTCGAAGGCGAGCGGTCGACACCATGGCAAGGCGGCGCATGGGGACTGGTCCGCAATCCGATCCGCGTCGGCGGCAAGATCGAATACCTCCGCTTTCACGAGGGAATCGACATCGCGCCGATCAAACGCGATGCCGCCGGCAACCCGCTTGACCTTGTCATGAGCGTTTCCGACGGCCGCGTCGTCCACGTGAGCGATGTCGCCGGCCGCTCGAACTACGGTTGCTACATCGTCGTTGAGCATCCGGTCGATGCCGAGGGCCATGTCGTCCACAGCCTTTACGCCCACCTCTCGACCTGCAGCGTGAAACCGGGCGATGCGGTGAAGACCGGCTCGGTGCTCGGACGGCTCGGCTACACCGGCGCCGGCATCAACCGCACCCGCGCCCACGTCCATCTCGAGCTCGGCCTGATGATGAGCAACCGCTTCGACGGCTGGATGCGCCAGTACTCCGGCGGCACCAACCACCACGGCAACTACAACGGCATGAACCTGATCGGCATGGACGTCGCGCGGTTCTTCGTCGAGCGGCAGAAGAACCCGTCGCTGACCGTGCCCGAGTTCGTGCGTCACAGCCCCGCCTACTTCAAGGTCACCGTCCCGCGCAGAGGCACGCTCGAGTTCGCCACCCGCCACCCGTGGCTGGTCTACGGCGACCTCGCCACCAACAGCCCGTCGTGGGAGATCGCCTTCACGGCCACCGGGCTGCCGACGGGCATCGCGGTCAGCAAGCGCAAGGTCGACGCCCCGATCGTCTCGGCCGTCCGCAGCTCGGACACCGCCCACCGCTACCTGACCCGCGGGCTGCTGAGCGGCGAAGGCAGCTCCGCCACCCTGTCGACCAACGGCAAGAAGCTCGTCGCCCTGATCACCGGCGACTTTCCCGACCCGTGA